The Streptomyces sp. HUAS CB01 genome has a segment encoding these proteins:
- the mltG gene encoding endolytic transglycosylase MltG — MTDYGRGPGSEPWHPEDPLYGDQGRRGQQGGAGPASYGGQPQQQYPQEPQDPAHYGGGEYRTGHPQQYGQQYDTGQYGQQQYDTGQYDTGQYGQQQYDTGQYATGQYSTGRHDTGQYDTGQYATGQYGGGWDTGPQTQYDPNAGAVPYTGGADYYGTPDAYPPPQPPGRRTAPPPQGQQPPPADDDWGSDRQEEDHPFFTGDDRGRDDEDDEPGETTRRGGDGRGPAKKKKKGRNGFACLFVALVLVGGAGGAGYVGYQFWQGQFGEAPDFDGPGSGSVQVEIALGASGTDIGNALKKAGVVKSVDAFVAAQNDNPRGTSIQDGVYTLKKGMSAEDAVKAMLDPNNRNALSIAEGARNAAIYQLIDKRLELDPGTTKAVALKEAKNLGLPVWAQNHKEVKDPLEGFLYPSTYPVAPGSKPETILKAMVARANQEYGKVDLEAKAKQLKLNNAWELITVASLVQAEGKNEDDYRKMAEVIYNRLKPTNTETNQLLQFDSAFNYLKGQSKIDISEREINSNQDPYNTYTQKGLPPGPIGNPDLTALNASINPTSNGWLYFVATDGKHKTEYATNHADFEKLKEKFNDTRGSD; from the coding sequence ATGACTGATTATGGCCGGGGCCCCGGCTCCGAACCGTGGCACCCCGAGGATCCTTTGTACGGGGACCAGGGGCGGAGAGGACAGCAGGGTGGCGCCGGCCCTGCGTCCTACGGCGGCCAGCCGCAGCAGCAGTACCCGCAGGAGCCGCAGGACCCCGCCCACTACGGGGGCGGGGAGTACCGGACGGGCCATCCTCAGCAGTACGGGCAGCAGTACGACACGGGCCAGTACGGTCAGCAGCAGTACGACACGGGCCAGTACGACACGGGACAGTACGGTCAGCAGCAGTACGACACGGGGCAGTACGCCACCGGCCAGTACAGCACGGGCCGGCACGACACAGGGCAGTACGACACCGGTCAGTACGCCACCGGGCAGTACGGCGGCGGTTGGGACACCGGCCCGCAGACGCAGTACGACCCGAACGCGGGAGCCGTCCCCTACACCGGTGGCGCCGACTACTACGGCACGCCCGACGCCTACCCGCCGCCGCAGCCTCCCGGGCGTCGCACCGCCCCGCCGCCCCAGGGGCAGCAGCCGCCTCCGGCGGACGACGACTGGGGGTCCGACCGGCAGGAGGAGGACCACCCGTTCTTCACGGGTGACGACCGCGGCCGCGACGACGAAGACGACGAGCCCGGCGAGACGACCCGCCGCGGCGGTGACGGTCGCGGCCCGGCCAAGAAAAAGAAGAAGGGCCGCAACGGCTTCGCCTGTCTGTTCGTCGCCCTGGTCCTCGTCGGCGGCGCCGGCGGTGCCGGCTATGTCGGTTACCAGTTCTGGCAGGGGCAGTTCGGTGAAGCACCCGACTTCGACGGCCCCGGCAGCGGAAGCGTGCAGGTGGAGATCGCCCTGGGCGCCAGCGGCACGGACATCGGCAACGCGCTCAAGAAGGCCGGCGTCGTCAAGAGCGTCGACGCCTTCGTCGCCGCGCAGAACGACAACCCCCGCGGCACGAGCATCCAGGACGGTGTCTACACCCTGAAGAAGGGGATGTCGGCCGAGGACGCCGTCAAGGCGATGCTCGACCCGAACAACCGCAACGCCCTCAGCATCGCCGAGGGCGCCCGGAACGCGGCGATCTACCAGCTGATCGACAAACGCCTCGAGCTCGACCCCGGCACGACGAAGGCCGTCGCCCTGAAGGAGGCGAAGAACCTCGGACTCCCCGTGTGGGCCCAGAACCACAAGGAGGTCAAGGACCCGCTGGAAGGATTCCTCTACCCGTCCACGTATCCGGTCGCGCCGGGCTCCAAGCCGGAGACGATCCTGAAGGCCATGGTCGCCCGGGCCAACCAGGAGTACGGGAAGGTCGACCTCGAGGCCAAGGCGAAGCAGCTCAAGCTGAACAACGCCTGGGAACTGATCACCGTGGCCAGCCTCGTGCAGGCCGAGGGCAAGAACGAGGACGACTACAGGAAGATGGCCGAGGTCATCTACAACCGCCTGAAGCCCACCAACACCGAGACCAACCAGCTGCTGCAGTTCGACTCGGCCTTCAACTACCTCAAGGGCCAGAGCAAGATCGACATCAGCGAGCGGGAGATCAACAGCAATCAGGACCCGTACAACACGTACACCCAGAAGGGGCTGCCGCCCGGGCCCATCGGCAACCCCGATCTGACGGCACTGAACGCCTCGATCAACCCGACCTCGAACGGCTGGCTGTACTTCGTGGCGACCGACGGCAAGCACAAGACCGAATACGCCACGAACCACGCGGACTTCGAGAAGCTCAAGGAAAAGTTCAATGACACGCGCGGCAGCGACTGA
- the aroQ gene encoding type II 3-dehydroquinate dehydratase has protein sequence MSRRVLVLNGPNLGRLGSREPDVYGSTSYAGLVDACRTLGKELGFDVDVRETNDEGEMIRWLHEAADGSIPVVINPGAFTHYSYGMRDAAAQRTAPLIEVHISNPYAREEFRHTSVIAAVASGTVAGFGIGSYRLALHALAEELDG, from the coding sequence GTGAGCCGCCGCGTCCTCGTGCTGAACGGCCCGAACCTCGGACGCCTCGGCTCCCGGGAACCGGACGTGTACGGCTCCACCTCGTACGCGGGCCTGGTCGACGCCTGCCGGACCCTGGGCAAGGAGCTCGGCTTCGACGTCGACGTCCGGGAGACCAACGACGAGGGCGAGATGATCCGCTGGCTGCACGAGGCCGCCGACGGCTCGATCCCGGTCGTCATCAACCCCGGTGCCTTCACGCACTACTCGTACGGCATGCGCGACGCGGCCGCCCAGCGGACCGCCCCGCTCATCGAGGTGCACATCTCGAACCCGTACGCACGCGAGGAATTCCGCCACACTTCGGTGATCGCGGCGGTCGCCTCCGGAACCGTCGCCGGCTTCGGGATCGGCTCGTACCGGCTGGCCCTGCACGCGCTGGCCGAGGAACTCGACGGCTGA
- a CDS encoding shikimate kinase codes for MGVGKSTVGALLAERLGTGYRDTDADIVAAEGREISDIFIEDGEPHFRELESAAVRTAVAEHTGVLALGGGAILDRGTRELLSGLPVAYLSMDVEEAVRRVGLNAARPLLAVNPRRQWRELMEARRHLYTEVARVVVATDDRTPEEVAQAVLDALEWKDA; via the coding sequence ATGGGCGTCGGCAAGTCCACGGTCGGCGCCCTGCTGGCCGAGCGCCTCGGCACCGGCTACCGCGACACCGACGCCGACATCGTGGCGGCCGAGGGCCGCGAGATCTCGGACATCTTCATCGAGGACGGCGAACCGCACTTCCGCGAGCTGGAGAGCGCGGCGGTCCGCACCGCCGTCGCCGAGCACACGGGCGTACTCGCCCTCGGAGGCGGCGCGATCCTCGACCGGGGCACCCGTGAACTGTTGTCCGGGCTGCCCGTCGCGTATCTCTCGATGGACGTCGAGGAAGCCGTGCGCCGCGTCGGGCTGAACGCCGCCCGCCCGCTGCTCGCCGTCAACCCGCGCCGCCAGTGGCGTGAGCTGATGGAGGCCCGCCGGCACCTCTACACCGAAGTCGCCCGGGTCGTCGTCGCCACCGACGACCGCACGCCCGAAGAGGTCGCCCAGGCGGTCCTCGACGCACTCGAATGGAAGGACGCATGA
- the aroB gene encoding 3-dehydroquinate synthase — protein sequence MTEQAVTRIQVGGTAGSEPYEVLVGRRLLGELPGLIGPRAKRVAVVHPEALAETGEAIRQDLADQGYEAVAIQVPNAEEAKTVEVAAYCWKALGQTGFTRTDVIVGVGGGATTDLAGFVAASWLRGVRWIAVPTTVLAMVDAAVGGKTGINTAEGKNLVGAFHPPAGVICDLGALDSLPVHDYVSGLAEIIKAGFIADPAILDLIEGDPESARTPAGPHTAELIERSIRVKADVVSSDLKESGLREILNYGHTLAHAIEKNERYKWRHGAAVSVGMVFAAELGRLAGRLDDATADRHRTVLESVGLPLTYRGDQWPRLLETMKVDKKSRGDLLRFIVLDGLAKPTVLEGPDPAVLLAAFGEVSA from the coding sequence ATGACCGAGCAGGCAGTCACCCGCATCCAGGTCGGCGGCACCGCGGGCTCCGAACCGTACGAGGTGCTCGTCGGCCGGCGGCTGCTGGGCGAGCTCCCGGGACTGATCGGGCCCCGGGCCAAGCGCGTCGCCGTCGTCCACCCCGAGGCCCTCGCCGAGACCGGTGAGGCGATCCGCCAGGACCTCGCCGACCAGGGCTACGAGGCCGTCGCCATCCAGGTGCCCAACGCCGAGGAGGCGAAGACCGTCGAGGTCGCGGCGTACTGCTGGAAGGCCCTCGGCCAGACGGGCTTCACCCGTACCGACGTCATCGTCGGCGTCGGCGGCGGCGCCACGACCGACCTCGCCGGGTTCGTCGCCGCGAGCTGGCTCCGAGGGGTGCGCTGGATCGCCGTGCCCACCACCGTCCTCGCCATGGTGGACGCGGCCGTCGGCGGCAAGACCGGCATCAACACCGCAGAGGGCAAGAACCTCGTGGGCGCCTTCCACCCGCCCGCCGGAGTGATCTGCGACCTCGGTGCGCTGGACTCCCTGCCCGTCCACGACTACGTCAGCGGCCTGGCCGAGATCATCAAGGCCGGCTTCATCGCGGACCCCGCCATCCTCGACCTGATCGAGGGGGACCCGGAGAGCGCCCGCACCCCCGCCGGACCGCACACCGCGGAGCTGATCGAGCGCTCGATCCGGGTCAAGGCGGACGTCGTCTCCAGCGACCTCAAGGAGTCCGGCCTCCGGGAGATCCTCAACTACGGCCACACGCTGGCGCACGCCATCGAGAAGAACGAGCGGTACAAGTGGCGGCACGGCGCCGCCGTCTCCGTCGGCATGGTCTTCGCCGCCGAGCTCGGCCGGCTCGCCGGCCGGCTCGACGACGCGACCGCCGACCGGCACCGGACCGTGCTGGAATCGGTCGGCCTGCCGCTCACCTACCGGGGCGACCAGTGGCCCAGGCTGCTGGAGACCATGAAGGTCGACAAGAAGTCCCGCGGCGATCTGCTGCGCTTCATCGTGCTCGACGGTCTCGCCAAGCCCACGGTGCTGGAGGGCCCGGACCCGGCCGTGCTGCTCGCCGCGTTCGGTGAGGTGTCCGCGTGA
- a CDS encoding Pro-rich N-terminal domain-containing protein, whose protein sequence is MQHAVGAPLPPHGPGHVPGPVPGHAPAAGWEHQAQHPGPPPPQSPPPRMPPAQGWSGPAAQQAPVPPSPETTGHVSLPPGGPVPIPSPPADCGTGTATLAVLLIGPAGAGKTTVARHWAQHRRVPTAHISLDDVREWVCSGFADPQTGWNDQSEAQYRLARRTCGFAARNFLANGISCILDDAVFPDRPVVGLGGWKRHVGPGLLPVVLLPGLEIVLERNAERSGNRRLSDEEVAGIHGRMAGWYGSGLPIIDNSQCDVETTARILDDVLARALKSPPAW, encoded by the coding sequence ATGCAGCACGCAGTGGGAGCTCCGCTGCCTCCCCACGGGCCGGGACACGTCCCGGGACCCGTGCCCGGGCACGCCCCGGCGGCCGGATGGGAGCACCAGGCCCAGCACCCCGGCCCCCCGCCACCGCAGAGCCCCCCGCCGCGGATGCCGCCCGCCCAGGGCTGGAGCGGCCCGGCGGCGCAGCAGGCGCCGGTGCCGCCCTCCCCGGAGACCACGGGACACGTCTCCCTCCCACCGGGCGGACCGGTTCCGATACCCTCACCGCCCGCCGACTGCGGCACCGGCACCGCCACGCTCGCGGTCCTGCTCATCGGCCCCGCGGGCGCGGGCAAGACGACCGTCGCGCGGCACTGGGCGCAGCACCGCCGCGTCCCCACCGCGCACATCAGCCTCGACGACGTCCGCGAATGGGTCTGCTCCGGCTTCGCCGACCCCCAGACCGGCTGGAACGACCAGTCCGAGGCCCAGTACCGCCTGGCCCGCCGCACCTGCGGCTTCGCCGCCCGCAACTTCCTGGCCAACGGCATCTCCTGCATCCTCGACGACGCCGTCTTCCCCGACCGCCCCGTCGTCGGGCTCGGCGGATGGAAGCGCCATGTCGGACCCGGGCTGCTGCCCGTGGTGCTGCTGCCCGGCCTGGAGATCGTCCTGGAGCGCAACGCCGAGCGCAGCGGCAACCGCCGCCTCTCGGACGAGGAGGTCGCCGGCATCCACGGCCGCATGGCCGGCTGGTACGGCTCGGGCCTGCCGATCATCGACAACTCCCAGTGCGACGTCGAGACCACCGCGCGCATCCTGGACGACGTGCTGGCCCGCGCGCTGAAGAGCCCGCCCGCCTGGTAG
- a CDS encoding shikimate dehydrogenase → MTRAAATDTRRAAVLGSPIAHSLSPVLHRAAYKALGLIGWSYDRFEVTEGDLEGFLLGLDASWAGLSLTMPLKRAVIPLLDEISATAAAVEAVNTVVLGEDGRRTGDNTDIPGMVAALRERGVEKVDHAAVLGAGATASSALAALGRICTGPVTAYVRSRARAEEMRGWGARLGVEVHTADWAEAAHAFDAPLVVATTPAGATDTLVPYVPEGPGTLFDVLYDPWPTPLAAVWAEQGGSVVGGLDLLVHQAVFQVEQMTGRSPAPLAAMRAAGEEALAGR, encoded by the coding sequence ATGACACGCGCGGCAGCGACTGACACACGCCGGGCCGCGGTCCTCGGGTCGCCGATCGCCCACTCGCTCTCCCCGGTGCTGCACCGCGCCGCCTACAAGGCGCTCGGCCTCATCGGCTGGTCCTACGACCGGTTCGAGGTGACCGAGGGGGACCTGGAGGGCTTCCTCCTCGGACTGGACGCGAGCTGGGCCGGGCTGTCGCTCACCATGCCGCTGAAGCGCGCGGTCATCCCGCTGCTCGACGAGATCAGCGCCACCGCCGCCGCCGTCGAGGCGGTCAACACGGTCGTCCTCGGCGAGGACGGCCGGCGCACCGGCGACAACACCGACATCCCCGGCATGGTCGCCGCCCTGCGCGAGCGCGGCGTGGAGAAGGTCGACCACGCGGCCGTCCTGGGCGCCGGGGCGACCGCCTCCTCCGCGCTCGCCGCGCTCGGCCGGATCTGCACGGGGCCGGTCACCGCCTATGTGCGCAGCCGGGCCCGGGCCGAGGAGATGCGCGGGTGGGGCGCGCGACTCGGCGTCGAGGTGCACACGGCCGACTGGGCGGAGGCGGCGCACGCCTTCGACGCCCCGCTGGTCGTCGCCACCACCCCGGCCGGGGCGACGGACACCCTCGTCCCGTACGTCCCGGAAGGCCCCGGCACCCTGTTCGACGTGCTCTACGACCCGTGGCCCACACCGCTCGCCGCGGTCTGGGCCGAGCAGGGCGGCTCCGTCGTCGGCGGTCTCGACCTGCTGGTGCACCAGGCCGTGTTCCAGGTCGAGCAGATGACCGGACGCTCCCCGGCCCCGCTGGCCGCGATGCGCGCGGCCGGCGAGGAGGCCCTCGCAGGGCGCTGA
- the aroC gene encoding chorismate synthase produces MSRLRWLTAGESHGPALVATLEGLPAGVPVTTGMVADHLARRRLGYGRGARMKFERDEVTFLGGVRHGLTLGSPVAVMVGNTEWPKWEKVMAADPVDPAELAELARNAPLTRPRPGHADLAGMQKYGFDEARPVLERASARETAARVALGAVARSYLRETAGVEIVSHVVELAAARAPRGVYPTPADVERLDADPVRCLDADASKAMVAEIDQAHKDGDTLGGVVEVLAYGVPVGLGSHVHWDRRLDARLAAALMGIQAIKGVEVGDGFELARVPGSRAHDEIVSTEDGIRRSSGRSGGTEGGLSTGELLRVRAAMKPIATVPRALRTVDVVTGESAAAHHQRSDVCAVPAAGIVAEAMVALVLADAVAEKFGGDSVPETRRNVRSYLENLAVR; encoded by the coding sequence TTGAGCAGGTTGCGTTGGCTGACCGCGGGGGAGTCGCACGGACCCGCGCTGGTGGCGACGTTGGAGGGTCTTCCCGCCGGCGTCCCGGTCACCACGGGGATGGTGGCGGACCATCTGGCACGGCGGCGCCTGGGTTATGGACGTGGTGCGCGGATGAAGTTCGAGCGGGACGAGGTGACCTTCCTCGGTGGGGTGCGGCACGGGCTCACGCTGGGTTCTCCGGTCGCGGTCATGGTGGGCAACACGGAGTGGCCCAAGTGGGAGAAGGTGATGGCGGCCGATCCGGTCGATCCGGCCGAGCTGGCCGAGTTGGCTCGTAACGCGCCGTTGACCCGGCCCCGGCCTGGTCATGCGGATCTTGCGGGGATGCAGAAGTACGGCTTCGACGAGGCCCGGCCGGTGCTGGAGCGTGCGAGTGCCCGGGAGACCGCGGCGCGTGTCGCTCTGGGCGCCGTCGCCCGCTCCTATCTGAGGGAGACGGCGGGCGTCGAGATCGTCTCGCATGTGGTCGAGCTTGCCGCGGCCAGGGCTCCCCGCGGGGTGTACCCGACGCCGGCGGATGTGGAGAGGCTCGACGCCGACCCGGTGCGCTGCCTGGACGCGGACGCGTCGAAGGCGATGGTCGCGGAGATCGATCAGGCGCACAAGGACGGTGACACGCTCGGTGGTGTGGTGGAGGTGCTTGCCTACGGGGTGCCGGTGGGTCTGGGTTCGCACGTGCACTGGGACCGCCGGCTCGATGCGCGTCTGGCCGCGGCGCTGATGGGCATCCAGGCGATCAAGGGTGTGGAGGTCGGTGACGGTTTCGAGCTGGCCCGGGTGCCCGGTTCCCGGGCCCATGACGAGATCGTCTCCACCGAGGACGGCATCCGTCGCTCCTCCGGCCGCTCCGGCGGTACCGAGGGTGGTCTGAGCACGGGGGAGCTGCTGCGGGTGCGTGCGGCGATGAAGCCGATCGCGACCGTGCCGCGTGCGCTCAGGACGGTGGACGTGGTGACCGGCGAGTCCGCCGCGGCCCACCACCAGCGCTCGGATGTGTGTGCTGTGCCGGCGGCGGGGATCGTGGCCGAGGCGATGGTGGCGCTGGTGCTGGCGGACGCCGTCGCGGAGAAGTTCGGCGGTGACAGCGTTCCCGAGACCCGCCGCAACGTGCGCTCGTACCTCGAGAACCTGGCCGTCCGGTGA